A genomic stretch from Argiope bruennichi chromosome 2, qqArgBrue1.1, whole genome shotgun sequence includes:
- the LOC129961073 gene encoding protein PFC0760c-like, whose translation MRADFQQMYAEKDSSEEEGVINSQFQYEQSKKDARAKRNDPSIFRRKLLNVLSANKTSEVQNCDDSHFCQTKLNGSDGAIDHDFKNNSSKSKISFRISKNETAKLSRKNNCKFLKDGCKSKKSKQRKAADSNSRRYGRAITKPCKKRNNKKKFSNYDDENINNYDVIDEDQDADFGNDENQADFGDDENQNADFGNEEQDEKDIDLIHGFDEDDDNDKVLDDQDDIANLDVDNYNENESFNINGNGKKGKGKIGKGKKFPIKDYDSENQDNYKFYNSDNDEVHKNEDYDDIFDNGENEDDNFNEDEGGLSKIPVDDDYDEDDNGIGGVPEDTGYDYNEVTDTSGNPEKVYDYDHYEYNYDHTEDGQREEETEYDDSKGDGFHQTRGTEIPGGLGKYFVYVNCTTCKIKSQLVVLAGKKTSKPPKVNEITTTSTKRRTRKGTKGK comes from the coding sequence ATGTACGCTGAGAAGGACAGTAGTGAAGAAGAAGGTGTCATAAATTCGCAGTTCCAGTATGAGCAGAGCAAGAAGGATGCGAGAGCAAAAAGGAATGATCCATCAATTTTTCGaaggaaattattaaatgtcCTATCTGCAAACAAAACCTCAGAAGTACAGAATTGTGACGATTCCCACTTTTgccaaacaaaattaaatggtAGTGATGGTGCTATTGACCATGACTTCAAAAATAACAGCAGCAAATCAAAAATTTCCTTTCGAATCTCAAAAAATGAAACTGCAAAACTTTCCAGAAAAAACAACTGTAAATTTCTTAAGGATGGTTGCAAATCAAAGAAATCAAAACAGAGAAAAGCAGCCGATAGCAACAGCAGAAGGTATGGCAGAGCAATCACGAAACCTTGTAAGAAgcgaaataataagaaaaagttcTCAAACTATGATGATGAGAACATAAATAATTATGACGTGATTGATGAGGATCAAGATGCTGATTTCGGGAATGATGAGAATCAAGCTGATTTTGGGGATGATGAGAATCAAAATGCTGATTTCGGGAATGAAGAACAAGATGAAAAAGACATAGATTTAATTCACGGTTTTGATGAAGATGATGACAATGATAAAGTCCTTGATGATCAAGATGACATTGCTAATTTGGATGtagataattataatgaaaatgaatcttttaatataaatggtAATGGAAAAAAAGGCAAAGGAAAAATaggcaaaggaaaaaaatttcccaTTAAAGATTATGATTCCGAAAATCAAGATAATTACAAATTCTATAACTCAGATAATGATGAAGttcataaaaatgaagattaCGATGACATTTTCGATAATGGTGAAAACGAAGATGACAATTTTAATGAAGATGAAGGCGGTCTAAGTAAAATTCCAGTGGATGACGATTATGATGAGGATGATAATGGTATAGGTGGTGTTCCAGAGGATACTGGTTACGATTATAATGAGGTTACAGATACAAGTGGTAATCCAGAAAAGGTATACGATTATGATCATTATGAGTATAATTATGATCATACAGAAGACGGGCAAAGGGAAGAAGAAACAGAATATGATGACAGCAAGGGCGATGGTTTCCACCAGACTCGAGGTACTGAAATACCGGGAGGCCtcggaaaatattttgtttacgtGAATTGCACTACTTGCAAAATTAAAAGTCAACTTGTTGTGTTGGCAGGAAAGAAAACAAGTAAACCACCAAAAGTCAACGAAATAACCACTACATCTACCAAAAGAAGGACAAGAAAGGGAACAAAAGGGAAATAG